One Caulobacter segnis genomic window carries:
- a CDS encoding SRPBCC domain-containing protein — translation MTDTQEPQAIVVVERTYRAGVENLWALWATKDGFESWWGPEGFRVEVHALEPREGGKLDYDMIADAPETIAAMKQMGQPISHGTHGRYTQFRPHTRLVLVHDIDFVPGMETYESIIEVDFYPKGDDARMVVTIHPHRDPHWTKMAVQGFASQLTKLDRKYGWEEA, via the coding sequence ATGACCGACACCCAGGAACCGCAAGCCATCGTGGTCGTCGAACGCACCTACCGCGCGGGCGTCGAGAACCTCTGGGCCCTGTGGGCCACCAAGGACGGCTTCGAGTCGTGGTGGGGGCCGGAAGGCTTCCGCGTCGAGGTCCACGCCCTGGAGCCGCGCGAGGGCGGCAAGCTGGACTACGACATGATCGCCGACGCGCCCGAGACGATCGCGGCGATGAAGCAGATGGGCCAACCGATCTCGCACGGCACCCACGGCCGCTACACGCAGTTCCGGCCGCACACGCGCCTCGTCCTGGTCCACGACATCGACTTCGTGCCGGGCATGGAGACCTACGAGAGCATCATCGAGGTCGACTTCTACCCCAAGGGCGACGACGCCCGGATGGTCGTCACCATCCACCCGCACCGCGACCCGCACTGGACGAAGATGGCGGTCCAGGGCTTCGCCAGCCAGCTGACCAAGCTGGATCGGAAGTACGGGTGGGAGGAGGCCTGA
- a CDS encoding TetR/AcrR family transcriptional regulator — protein MGVRDDQKAATREKVLDAARDLFNEVGYDETTIRAIAERAGVSVGSVFTTFASKAEVLSHVMDHRLSELYAEFDRVVPFLRGSTADRLCSIFAIHYEFETRRVKLFLAHVAASYNPNNDPGVTPYGRNPRLTQMLLDVLEDGVRKGEVRDDLDLRLIVDTLKAAYAWNYRMTAAAGGTLPAAEMSAVMDKQIAVIAEGWKPR, from the coding sequence GTGGGCGTAAGAGATGATCAAAAGGCCGCGACGCGCGAGAAGGTTCTCGACGCCGCGCGTGACCTGTTCAACGAGGTTGGCTACGACGAGACCACCATCCGCGCCATCGCGGAGCGGGCGGGGGTCTCCGTCGGCAGCGTGTTCACCACCTTCGCCTCCAAGGCGGAGGTGCTGAGCCATGTCATGGATCATCGCCTGAGCGAGCTCTACGCCGAGTTCGATCGGGTGGTGCCGTTCCTGCGCGGCAGCACGGCCGATCGCCTGTGCTCGATCTTCGCCATCCATTACGAGTTCGAGACCCGGCGGGTGAAGCTGTTCCTCGCCCACGTGGCCGCCTCGTACAATCCCAACAACGATCCGGGCGTCACGCCCTACGGCCGCAATCCGCGCCTGACCCAGATGCTGCTGGACGTCCTGGAGGACGGAGTGCGCAAGGGCGAGGTGCGCGACGACCTGGACCTGCGCCTGATCGTCGACACCCTGAAGGCCGCCTACGCCTGGAACTACCGCATGACCGCGGCGGCCGGCGGAACCCTGCCGGCGGCCGAGATGTCGGCGGTGATGGACAAGCAGATCGCCGTGATCGCCGAGGGCTGGAAGCCTCGGTAG
- a CDS encoding TetR/AcrR family transcriptional regulator, with protein sequence MSFVSVNIESATDSPVKLTRRALAKQRTRERVLAAARRLFSERGYEGATIRDIAQAAGMSTGAVFASFADKSELFEEILTADYEVIYAQMTQASRNAKTVDEALMGLFGVAYGFHVEQLPLLRASIAVSWTRSEAAERRARTDLKHIFRLIADALQRGVDEGQLKKDIDAKLLAEITWDVYVANYRRAVYDGWSVEALLARLSEQLKVIFAGARA encoded by the coding sequence ATGAGCTTTGTGTCCGTCAACATCGAGTCCGCCACCGACTCTCCGGTAAAGCTGACCCGCCGGGCCCTCGCCAAGCAGCGCACCCGTGAGCGTGTCCTGGCCGCCGCCCGCCGCCTGTTCAGTGAGCGCGGCTACGAAGGCGCCACCATTCGTGACATCGCCCAGGCCGCCGGCATGTCGACCGGCGCCGTGTTCGCCAGCTTCGCCGACAAGTCGGAGCTGTTCGAGGAAATCCTGACCGCCGACTACGAAGTCATCTACGCCCAGATGACCCAGGCCTCGCGCAACGCCAAGACCGTCGACGAAGCCCTGATGGGCCTGTTCGGCGTCGCCTATGGCTTCCACGTCGAGCAACTGCCGCTGCTGCGCGCCAGCATCGCGGTGTCATGGACCCGTTCGGAAGCCGCTGAGCGCCGCGCCCGCACGGACCTGAAGCACATCTTCCGCCTGATCGCCGACGCCCTGCAGCGCGGCGTCGACGAAGGTCAGTTGAAGAAGGATATCGACGCTAAGCTCTTGGCTGAGATCACCTGGGACGTGTATGTCGCCAACTATCGCCGCGCCGTCTATGACGGTTGGTCGGTGGAGGCTCTGCTGGCGCGGCTTTCGGAACAACTGAAAGTCATCTTCGCGGGCGCTCGCGCTTAA